The stretch of DNA CACAAACGTTAACATGATGCTAGAGCCTGGCTACATAAGTGAACTTGTCTATACTTTTAACAAAACTGGTGAATTTTTAATCCTTTGTAATGAATATTGTGGGGTTGGTCACCATATGATGACTTCGAAAATTGAGGTGGTTGAATAATGCTAAACCAGCTAGCAAATACAAAAGTTGACCGCCGCGATGGAAAACTTGCAATGGCACATCTTTATGTCGCATTTATTGCTTTAGCAATTGGCGGCCTTGCAGGATTATTGCAAGTTTTAGTTCGTTCTGGAAAATTGGAATTACCTGCTGGAATCGGATATTATCAAATTTTAACGGTTCACGGTGTTGTTTTAGGACTTGTACTAACTACTTTCTTTATTATTGGCTTTATGGTTTCTTCTGTTAGTAAAACAGCAGGTACATTTACAGCTCGCCAGCGTACTCTCGGTTGGATCGGTTTTTGGTTAAAAACGATTGGTACTGCTATGGCTGCTGTGATGATTCTGCTAAACGAAGCTACTGTACTTTTTACATTCTACGCACCACTTCAAGCTCATTTTCTATTCTACCTAGGATTAACACTAGTTATTGTCGGAACATGGTTTGATAGTGCTGCTATTTATATGAAATATGGTCAATGGAAAAAAGCTAATCCTGGCCAACCAAGCCCGTTGCTTACTTTTATGACAGTGATTACATTAATCATGTGGGACGTTGCAACACTTGGTGTAGCTACAACTGTTTTATTCCAATTATTGCCTTGGTCTCTTGGACTAGTTGATACAGTAAACATCGGTGTCAGCCGTGCATTATTCTGGTATTTCGGTCATCCACTTGTATACTTCTGGTTACTGCCTGCATATATGGCATGGTATGTTGTCATTCCAAAAGTTATTGGCGGAAAAATGTTCTCAGATTCTTTAGCGCGTATGTCATTTATTTTACTACTGCTCTTCTCAATCCCAGTTGGTTTCCACCATCAATTGTTGGAGCCAGGAATTGACCCAGCATGGAAATTCTTACAAGTTGTCTTAACTTTCTTAGTTGTAATCCCTTCCCTAATGACGGCTTTCTCATTATTTGCTACATTTGAAAGCTTTGGTCGTTCAAAAGGGGCAAAAGGACTTTTTGGTTGGGTTAAAAAGCTTCCTTGGGGAGATGCTCGCTTTACTGTTCCATTCATCGGTATGTTAGCATTCATTCCTGGTGGTGCAGGTGGTATCGTTAACGCTTCCCACCAAATGAACCAAGTTGTTCACAATACAATTTGGGTTACAGGACACTTCCATTTAACTGTCGCTACTGCCGTTTTATTAACATATTTCGGAGTTGCCTACTGGCTAATTCCGCATTTAACAGGAAGAATCTTTACTAAGAAAATGAATAAATTAGCCCTGATCCAAGGAATAACTTGGGCAATAGGAATGACATTCATGTCAGGCGCAATGCATGCTGCTGGTTTACTTGGCGCACCACGCCGCTCATCTTTCTCTGATTATGGTGGTGCTGCACAAGCTGCAGAATGGGTTCCTTATCAAATTGCACAAGCAGTTGGTGGATCAATCCTATTCTTATCCATTATCATAATGCTTTATATTGTCGTAAATCTTGCCTTCTTTGCACCTAAAGGAGATCAAGAATTCCCTGTAGGTGAAGTTGCGGATAATGCTGAAAAGACTCCAATGGTATTCGACAACTGGAAATTATGGGTTGGTATTACTGCATGTCTAATCCTATTTGCTTACACACTACCGTTAATTGATTTAATACAAAATGCGCCACCAGGTGCGAAGGGCTTTAAATTCTGGTAATTAAAAGGGATGTCTCGAAAGTCGATTATTCG from Cytobacillus dafuensis encodes:
- a CDS encoding b(o/a)3-type cytochrome-c oxidase subunit 1, encoding MLNQLANTKVDRRDGKLAMAHLYVAFIALAIGGLAGLLQVLVRSGKLELPAGIGYYQILTVHGVVLGLVLTTFFIIGFMVSSVSKTAGTFTARQRTLGWIGFWLKTIGTAMAAVMILLNEATVLFTFYAPLQAHFLFYLGLTLVIVGTWFDSAAIYMKYGQWKKANPGQPSPLLTFMTVITLIMWDVATLGVATTVLFQLLPWSLGLVDTVNIGVSRALFWYFGHPLVYFWLLPAYMAWYVVIPKVIGGKMFSDSLARMSFILLLLFSIPVGFHHQLLEPGIDPAWKFLQVVLTFLVVIPSLMTAFSLFATFESFGRSKGAKGLFGWVKKLPWGDARFTVPFIGMLAFIPGGAGGIVNASHQMNQVVHNTIWVTGHFHLTVATAVLLTYFGVAYWLIPHLTGRIFTKKMNKLALIQGITWAIGMTFMSGAMHAAGLLGAPRRSSFSDYGGAAQAAEWVPYQIAQAVGGSILFLSIIIMLYIVVNLAFFAPKGDQEFPVGEVADNAEKTPMVFDNWKLWVGITACLILFAYTLPLIDLIQNAPPGAKGFKFW